The proteins below come from a single Ailuropoda melanoleuca isolate Jingjing chromosome 1, ASM200744v2, whole genome shotgun sequence genomic window:
- the FAM221A gene encoding protein FAM221A isoform X1 — protein MHLRRRVIFSGLPRKVFGSWEIGIVGEDDGGKLFTPEEYEEYKKKVLPMRLQNRLFVSWRSPAGMDCKLVGPETLCFCTHRYKQHKTDFETIPQQRPISLPCQVSGCPCRAYLYIPLNGARPVRCRCKHFANQHSAAPGFLCNACSQCSGFHSCFTCACGQPAYAHDTVVETKQERLAQGKPVGQDVPCAAMGGLTGFSSLAEGYMRLDDSGIGAPSVEFLDSPVTAMDHPFLKAFQASSSSSPETLTDVGTSSQVSSLKRPEEDDMAFFERRYQERIKMEKAAKQKGKAPLPSSTKPS, from the exons GGTGAGGACGATGGTGGGAAACTTTTTACTCCTGAAGAAtatgaagaatacaaaaaaaaagtattacctaTGCGCTTACAGAACAGATTATTTGTGAGTTGGCGATCACCAGCTGGAATGGATTGTAAGCTTGTGGGTCCAGAGACACTGTGTTTTTGTACACATAG gtataaACAACATAAAACTGACTTTGAAACGATTCCGCAGCAGCGCCCCATTAGTCTCCCTTGCCAAGTGAGCGGCTGCCCATGCAGGGCTTACCTTTACATCCCTCTGAACGGCGCGCGGCCCGTTCGCTGCAGGTGCAAGCACTTTGCCAATCAGCACAGCGCTGCGCCCGGTTTCCTATGCAATGCCT GTTCCCAGTGTTCAGGATTCCATAGTTGCTTCACTTGTGCTTGTGGTCAGCCTGCATATGCTCATGACACAGTCGTGGAAACTAAGCAAGAGAGACTGGCTCAGGGAAAGCCCGTGGGACAGGATGTTCCCTGTGCAGCAATGGGAGGCTTAACAGGCTTCAGCTCACTGGCGGAAGGCTACATGCGATTAGATGACAGTGGGATTG gtgCACCTTCAGTTGAATTTTTAGACTCTCCAGTTACAGCCATGGACCACCCATTTCTAAAAGCATTTCAGGCATCATCTAGTTCTTCTCCAGAAACACTGACAGATG tAGGTACAAGTAGTCAAGTTTCTTCCTTAAAGAGACCTGAAGAGGATGATATGGCTTTCTTTGAAAGACGATACCAAGAAAGG ataaaaatggaaaaggctgctaagcagaaaggaaaagcacCATTGCCATCAAGTACAAAACCTTCATGA
- the FAM221A gene encoding protein FAM221A isoform X3 → MHLRRRVIFSGLPRKVFGSWEIGIVGEDDGGKLFTPEEYEEYKKKVLPMRLQNRLFVSWRSPAGMDCKLVGPETLCFCTHRYKQHKTDFETIPQQRPISLPCQVSGCPCRAYLYIPLNGARPVRCRCKHFANQHSAAPGFLCNACSQCSGFHSCFTCACGQPAYAHDTVVETKQERLAQGKPVGQDVPCAAMGGLTGFSSLAEGYMRLDDSGIGAPSVEFLDSPVTAMDHPFLKAFQASSSSSPETLTDGTSSQVSSLKRPEEDDMAFFERRYQERIKMEKAAKQKGKAPLPSSTKPS, encoded by the exons GGTGAGGACGATGGTGGGAAACTTTTTACTCCTGAAGAAtatgaagaatacaaaaaaaaagtattacctaTGCGCTTACAGAACAGATTATTTGTGAGTTGGCGATCACCAGCTGGAATGGATTGTAAGCTTGTGGGTCCAGAGACACTGTGTTTTTGTACACATAG gtataaACAACATAAAACTGACTTTGAAACGATTCCGCAGCAGCGCCCCATTAGTCTCCCTTGCCAAGTGAGCGGCTGCCCATGCAGGGCTTACCTTTACATCCCTCTGAACGGCGCGCGGCCCGTTCGCTGCAGGTGCAAGCACTTTGCCAATCAGCACAGCGCTGCGCCCGGTTTCCTATGCAATGCCT GTTCCCAGTGTTCAGGATTCCATAGTTGCTTCACTTGTGCTTGTGGTCAGCCTGCATATGCTCATGACACAGTCGTGGAAACTAAGCAAGAGAGACTGGCTCAGGGAAAGCCCGTGGGACAGGATGTTCCCTGTGCAGCAATGGGAGGCTTAACAGGCTTCAGCTCACTGGCGGAAGGCTACATGCGATTAGATGACAGTGGGATTG gtgCACCTTCAGTTGAATTTTTAGACTCTCCAGTTACAGCCATGGACCACCCATTTCTAAAAGCATTTCAGGCATCATCTAGTTCTTCTCCAGAAACACTGACAGATG GTACAAGTAGTCAAGTTTCTTCCTTAAAGAGACCTGAAGAGGATGATATGGCTTTCTTTGAAAGACGATACCAAGAAAGG ataaaaatggaaaaggctgctaagcagaaaggaaaagcacCATTGCCATCAAGTACAAAACCTTCATGA
- the FAM221A gene encoding protein FAM221A isoform X2 produces the protein MERLTLPSGGAAAVDEYLEYRRIVGEDDGGKLFTPEEYEEYKKKVLPMRLQNRLFVSWRSPAGMDCKLVGPETLCFCTHRYKQHKTDFETIPQQRPISLPCQVSGCPCRAYLYIPLNGARPVRCRCKHFANQHSAAPGFLCNACSQCSGFHSCFTCACGQPAYAHDTVVETKQERLAQGKPVGQDVPCAAMGGLTGFSSLAEGYMRLDDSGIGAPSVEFLDSPVTAMDHPFLKAFQASSSSSPETLTDVGTSSQVSSLKRPEEDDMAFFERRYQERIKMEKAAKQKGKAPLPSSTKPS, from the exons GGTGAGGACGATGGTGGGAAACTTTTTACTCCTGAAGAAtatgaagaatacaaaaaaaaagtattacctaTGCGCTTACAGAACAGATTATTTGTGAGTTGGCGATCACCAGCTGGAATGGATTGTAAGCTTGTGGGTCCAGAGACACTGTGTTTTTGTACACATAG gtataaACAACATAAAACTGACTTTGAAACGATTCCGCAGCAGCGCCCCATTAGTCTCCCTTGCCAAGTGAGCGGCTGCCCATGCAGGGCTTACCTTTACATCCCTCTGAACGGCGCGCGGCCCGTTCGCTGCAGGTGCAAGCACTTTGCCAATCAGCACAGCGCTGCGCCCGGTTTCCTATGCAATGCCT GTTCCCAGTGTTCAGGATTCCATAGTTGCTTCACTTGTGCTTGTGGTCAGCCTGCATATGCTCATGACACAGTCGTGGAAACTAAGCAAGAGAGACTGGCTCAGGGAAAGCCCGTGGGACAGGATGTTCCCTGTGCAGCAATGGGAGGCTTAACAGGCTTCAGCTCACTGGCGGAAGGCTACATGCGATTAGATGACAGTGGGATTG gtgCACCTTCAGTTGAATTTTTAGACTCTCCAGTTACAGCCATGGACCACCCATTTCTAAAAGCATTTCAGGCATCATCTAGTTCTTCTCCAGAAACACTGACAGATG tAGGTACAAGTAGTCAAGTTTCTTCCTTAAAGAGACCTGAAGAGGATGATATGGCTTTCTTTGAAAGACGATACCAAGAAAGG ataaaaatggaaaaggctgctaagcagaaaggaaaagcacCATTGCCATCAAGTACAAAACCTTCATGA
- the FAM221A gene encoding protein FAM221A isoform X4, with protein MHLRRRVIFSGLPRKVFGSWEIGIVGEDDGGKLFTPEEYEEYKKKVLPMRLQNRLFVSWRSPAGMDCKLVGPETLCFCTHRYKQHKTDFETIPQQRPISLPCQVSGCPCRAYLYIPLNGARPVRCRCKHFANQHSAAPGFLCNACSQCSGFHSCFTCACGQPAYAHDTVVETKQERLAQGKPVGQDVPCAAMGGLTGFSSLAEGYMRLDDSGIGAPSVEFLDSPVTAMDHPFLKAFQASSSSSPETLTDDKNGKGC; from the exons GGTGAGGACGATGGTGGGAAACTTTTTACTCCTGAAGAAtatgaagaatacaaaaaaaaagtattacctaTGCGCTTACAGAACAGATTATTTGTGAGTTGGCGATCACCAGCTGGAATGGATTGTAAGCTTGTGGGTCCAGAGACACTGTGTTTTTGTACACATAG gtataaACAACATAAAACTGACTTTGAAACGATTCCGCAGCAGCGCCCCATTAGTCTCCCTTGCCAAGTGAGCGGCTGCCCATGCAGGGCTTACCTTTACATCCCTCTGAACGGCGCGCGGCCCGTTCGCTGCAGGTGCAAGCACTTTGCCAATCAGCACAGCGCTGCGCCCGGTTTCCTATGCAATGCCT GTTCCCAGTGTTCAGGATTCCATAGTTGCTTCACTTGTGCTTGTGGTCAGCCTGCATATGCTCATGACACAGTCGTGGAAACTAAGCAAGAGAGACTGGCTCAGGGAAAGCCCGTGGGACAGGATGTTCCCTGTGCAGCAATGGGAGGCTTAACAGGCTTCAGCTCACTGGCGGAAGGCTACATGCGATTAGATGACAGTGGGATTG gtgCACCTTCAGTTGAATTTTTAGACTCTCCAGTTACAGCCATGGACCACCCATTTCTAAAAGCATTTCAGGCATCATCTAGTTCTTCTCCAGAAACACTGACAGATG ataaaaatggaaaaggctgctaa